A window of Streptomyces puniciscabiei genomic DNA:
ACCCCGTCGATCACCGCCTGGTGCGCGGAGCCGCCGATGTCCGTCAGATCGGCGGTCTCCTGCTTGTACGCCAGGACGAGTGCCGTGCCACGACCGGTGATCAGGAACTCGTGCCCGTCGGCGGCGTACCCGTTCCCGGCACGGACCTCGGCGACCTTCCGATACCGGTTGTCATAGATGTAGTTCACGCCACTCGCGAGGGAGCCCAGCCCGGTGCCCTGCCACCAGGTCAGAACCGGCTTGCCCCGGTAGGTCTGGGCACGGAAGTCCGCCGCCTGCTGGCCGGCCGGCACCTTGTGCGACCACACGACACGCCTGGCGTCGCCGTTCAGGATCTCCACACCGCTGGAGTAGGCGCTGTTCGCCGAGTTCGGTGAGACGAAGATGTCCCCCCGGCCCGCTGTGCCCTTGTCGGTGAGGACAGTCACCGGCGGCAGCGGCTTGCTGTCCGGGGTTGCGGATGCGGTGCCGGCCAGGGGCAGCAGGCCCGTGACGACAGTGGTGGCCGCAGCGATCAGGACCTGCGCGGGGATGGGCTTGTGACGCATCAGGTGTCCGTTTCTGGCAGTGCGAAGCCGAACCGGGTCGGCTCGGTCACGGGCATGCGAAGAAGGCGCGCACCCGGCCGGGTATGCGCGGTGAGAGATGGCAACTACAGGAAGGTGCTCCCGCGCACAGCCGATGAGGCTGTCAGGCGCGGGCGGATACCGCTGGAGGCGGAACGGCTCTCAACAGGGGCGACACGCAGCAGAACACACCCGCATGTGGTCGATGTGACCGCGAGTCGTGAGGATCTTCCGCTGCTGCATGCGGCAGAACGTAGCCGCGCACGGACCGGAGCGTCAATCACCGTCCACGCAGCGAACAGCATGGCCGACCGGGACTGTTCCGGATCATGCCAGTCCGTGCGGCCGGCGTACCCCTGTCAATCGCCGTTGGCGACCTCCCGCCGGACCAAGGCGTCAGCTGCTTCCAAGAGGCTCGCCCTTTCCTCCCGGACGGCCTGCCAGCGGGTGCAGGCCAGGCGGCATCTACCCGAACGGGTGATGTTGCGGCAATTCCACAAGCGACTACTGCAGGTCAGCGCCTCGGACGGGGAGTATCGGGCGTAGAGTCTTCACCAACTGAGTTTTTAGGCCTAGCTAAAGGTGGCATGCTGATGGGGTGGCAACGAGCGTTGTCTCTCCATGAGTTGGGGGTGAATCATGGGCATTTTTGCCCGTGACGAGAGCCGGACGACCTTGGCGGCTTCCCGGATAGCGCGGCAGGCTACGGCCTCCCTGGCCGGCGTACTGGCGGGGCGGGGCAAGACCCGCTCCGATCTGGCGGCGGCGATGGGTGTCAGCCCGGGACGTGTCAGTCAGATCATGTCCGGCGATGCGAACCTGACCGTGCGCACTCTCGCCGCCGTAGCGGAGGCGCTGGATGCCGACGTCCAGATCACGTTCTGTCCCCGAGGGCAGTCGGCGGACGCCAGGGCCAGCAGCAGCACGGACGCGTCGCGCGTCAGGAGCAGCGGGCTGCCGGCCCGACACTGAGCCTCGGGCCCGGCACGAGTGCCGCTCGGTCGTCCCGTCGACAGCTGATGCGCCTGTTCGTCAGCGGGTGAGCCAGCGTTCGAACCAGCGACGCTGTGGCGGCAGAGCCGGGTGGTGGAACGCGTCGTTGGACGTCGCCTTCGCCCGCAACGTCTGAAGTTCTTCGTTCTCGCTGCGACGGCCGTGGGCATAGGCGAAGCGCAGCAGGTGTCCACACTGGGCGAGGGCGGTGCCGAACGCCTGGCGGCGGGCGACGAGTTCATCATCGGTCGGTTCGCGCTCGGCCTGGCGGCATGCCTCGTCGATGCTTGTCGCCACGTCCAGCGCCACGTCGATCGCCGTCTCCACCTCCGTGTAGATCGCGTTGATCGTCTTGGTCTCGGCGGTGAGGGGATGCCGCTCCAGCAGGTACAGCCTGAGATCGTGGACGAACACCCTGAGCTGGGCGGAGGTTTCGATACGAGCGAGAAAGCGGTCCGACCAGGTACAGGCATCCAGGTGCACACGCTGCACCAGCCGCTCCCTGACCAGGGCGATGCCCAGGGTCATGAACTTGATATACGGCTGAGCCGTCTCGTCCTGTTTGCGCCTAGGCAGCGCGGTGGCCCCCGTCGCGGCGCCCGCGATCACCGGAGGAATCGACGCCGCGTGCGGCAGCAGCACCACCGCGCAGGCCGCCACCCCGCCCATCAGCGCCAGCACGAGCAGCATCAAAGAAAACGACGCCCAGCTGCCCAGCAGCCGTCCCTTGCCGGAGAACTCGCGTGCCAGACCCACCCAGGCGATGGCCGCGCTCACGGCAGCCGGTAACACGTAGACTGCCAGCCAGGTGTGGTGAAGCCAACTCATCGGCAGCCGCCCTCAAGACGTTCCACGGACAGGCCGGACCGCCTCAGGCGTGCGAATGCCAAGATGCCTCCCTCTTGGCACGTGTCGCACCAGCGCTCAGCCTCTCGCCGCCCACCAGTCCTCGACAGCTGCCGCGAGTGAAGTTGATGATGTCAGCCAACGTGATACCACGCCGTCACTTTCAGCGACAATTGGCCAGCGTGTCCGGCTGACCCCGGTGAGCCGCTTCTCCTGTTCAAATACCTGCTGACAGGCCACAGCCCGCCCGGCGCCGGTTCCTCGGCGATGACGGGGGCCATGGGAATCGCTCCTCGGAGTCCGCCGGCCACGACCGACAGATGCTGCCGCAGCTCGGGCCATGCGTGCTCCTCGATCCGCTGAACTCCGCCGGCGGCCTCGACGCGCCAGTGGTTCTCGATGCTGCCCGCGAGGGTGCTGCTTCGCTCGTGAAGGGTCAAGTCGGGCGGAGGAAGAACCGAGTTGCGCAGCCAGGCGATGAACGGGCG
This region includes:
- a CDS encoding helix-turn-helix domain-containing protein produces the protein MGIFARDESRTTLAASRIARQATASLAGVLAGRGKTRSDLAAAMGVSPGRVSQIMSGDANLTVRTLAAVAEALDADVQITFCPRGQSADARASSSTDASRVRSSGLPARH